One region of Paucibacter aquatile genomic DNA includes:
- a CDS encoding sigma-54-dependent transcriptional regulator: MFEGFKVLFVEDDPPVRASLSQTLELEGLEVQACASAEEALPHIQAGAQLIVVTDVRLPGMDGLGLLDHVMATDPEIPVVLVTAHGDVAMAVRAMRTGAYDFIEKPFAPERFLDAVRRALDKRVLRVAVDELRGQLQRRSGMEAVLLGNSAAMQQVRRQVLNLADTSADVMILGETGTGKELVARCLHDESRRRDRNFVAINCGGLPEALFESELFGHEPGAFTSSSKRRIGKIEHANGGTLLLDEIETMPMLLQIKLLRVLQERRVERLGSNEELPINVRVIAATKADLRALSEQQLFRGDLYYRLNVATLSLPPLRERREDIPLLFQHFVNQACARYERSAPELSPQRLRELMAHDWPGNVREVRNAADRFVLDIGGFEGTSAPTPEPQATLAQQMDQVEKALIEQALQRCQGKVPAAMELLGTAKKTLYDKLHRHGIDLERFRSN, encoded by the coding sequence ATGTTCGAGGGATTCAAAGTCCTCTTTGTCGAAGACGATCCGCCGGTGCGGGCCAGCCTGAGCCAGACCCTGGAGCTGGAGGGCCTGGAGGTGCAGGCCTGTGCCAGCGCCGAAGAGGCCCTGCCCCATATCCAGGCCGGGGCGCAGCTGATCGTGGTCACCGATGTGCGCCTGCCGGGCATGGACGGCCTGGGCCTGCTCGACCATGTCATGGCCACCGACCCCGAAATCCCGGTGGTGCTGGTCACCGCCCATGGCGATGTGGCCATGGCCGTGCGGGCCATGCGCACGGGCGCTTACGATTTCATCGAAAAGCCTTTTGCGCCTGAACGCTTTCTCGACGCCGTGCGCCGCGCCCTGGACAAGCGCGTGCTGCGCGTGGCGGTGGACGAGCTGCGCGGCCAGCTGCAGCGGCGCAGCGGCATGGAGGCGGTGCTGCTGGGCAATTCGGCCGCCATGCAGCAGGTGCGGCGCCAGGTGCTGAACCTGGCCGATACCTCGGCCGATGTGATGATTCTGGGCGAGACCGGCACCGGCAAGGAGCTGGTGGCGCGCTGCCTGCACGACGAGAGCCGGCGCCGCGACCGCAACTTCGTCGCCATCAACTGTGGCGGCCTGCCCGAGGCCTTGTTCGAGAGCGAGTTGTTCGGCCATGAGCCGGGCGCTTTCACCTCATCGTCCAAGCGCCGCATCGGCAAGATCGAGCATGCCAACGGCGGCACCTTGCTGCTGGACGAGATCGAGACCATGCCCATGCTGCTGCAGATCAAGCTGCTGCGCGTGCTGCAGGAGCGGCGCGTCGAGCGCCTGGGCTCGAACGAGGAGCTGCCCATCAATGTGCGCGTGATCGCCGCCACCAAGGCCGATCTGCGCGCCCTGAGCGAACAGCAGCTGTTCCGCGGCGACCTCTACTACCGGCTCAATGTCGCCACCCTCTCACTGCCGCCGCTGCGCGAGCGGCGCGAGGACATTCCGCTGCTGTTCCAGCACTTCGTCAACCAGGCCTGCGCCCGCTACGAGCGCAGCGCGCCCGAGCTGAGCCCGCAACGCCTGCGCGAACTGATGGCCCATGACTGGCCCGGCAATGTGCGCGAGGTGCGCAATGCGGCCGACCGCTTTGTGCTGGACATTGGCGGTTTCGAGGGCACCAGCGCCCCCACGCCCGAGCCGCAAGCCACCCTGGCCCAGCAGATGGACCAGGTGGAGAAGGCACTCATCGAGCAGGCCCTGCAACGCTGCCAGGGCAAGGTGCCCGCGGCCATGGAGCTGCTGGGCACGGCCAAGAAGACGCTGTACGACAAGCTGCACCGCCACGGCAT
- a CDS encoding sensor histidine kinase produces the protein MNPPSSLPFPASAASTAASPAARRRLQPWVLACAGLALAVLGAALGQRLSERAGLAQLAAVANERLELYAAGLEAELGRHAYLPGLLSVDTDVQALLARPDSEALRTQTRIKLARVRVRSGLSLAFISDAHGRVLASSNNYNPQGSIADTETAQEPDAEARRLALRLGERLLSGPGQFFAAHEDNGSSDYFLVQPLRRAGQRWGQIVLKLNLAPLEATWVDQGLRSQGEKLLVVDGQGVVIMSSVPTWKYHMLGSSSAEQRAALRASGHYAGTLEDTLGLDMKALSQQQNALVQLPSWDPARPQQRHRLLAQELAVVPLGLRLVTLSDPAEVWRQARFVAWGGAALGAALSLLALYLLARRRAHAELERQVSERTAELQLSNAELKRQIAQRLQAEDELMQAAKLAVLGQMSAGISHEINQPLTALRALSRNSLLLLDKGRYTTVGENLGAIDAMVERMSQITRQLKSFARKAQSASAPVSLAAAVEGARVLLGHRIEAEQVRLELAIAPELRVNCEANRLEQVLINLMANALDAMAELPLAEDGSPRPRHLRLSTAPFEDESKSPGERLGRVWVRVCDSGAGMAPEQMARLFEPFFTTKPPGQGLGLGLVISAKIVHEFGGTLRARPAGRSDDVGSLPGMCFEFDLELAPADYR, from the coding sequence ATGAATCCGCCCTCCTCGCTTCCCTTCCCCGCCTCCGCTGCCAGCACTGCAGCCAGCCCGGCCGCACGCCGCCGGCTGCAGCCCTGGGTGCTGGCCTGCGCCGGCCTGGCCCTGGCGGTGCTCGGCGCAGCCCTGGGCCAACGCCTGAGTGAGCGCGCCGGATTGGCCCAGCTGGCGGCGGTGGCCAATGAGCGTCTGGAACTCTACGCCGCGGGCCTGGAGGCCGAGCTGGGCCGGCATGCCTATCTGCCGGGCCTGCTCAGTGTCGACACCGATGTGCAGGCCTTGCTGGCCCGCCCCGACAGCGAGGCCTTGCGGACGCAGACCCGGATCAAGCTGGCCCGTGTGCGGGTGCGCTCGGGCCTGAGCCTGGCCTTCATCAGCGATGCCCATGGCCGGGTGCTGGCCTCCAGCAACAACTACAACCCGCAGGGCTCAATCGCCGACACAGAGACGGCCCAGGAACCAGATGCCGAGGCGCGCCGCCTGGCGCTGCGCCTGGGCGAGCGCCTGCTCAGCGGGCCGGGCCAGTTTTTTGCCGCACATGAAGACAACGGCAGCAGCGACTACTTCCTCGTCCAGCCGCTGCGGCGCGCCGGCCAGCGTTGGGGTCAGATCGTGCTCAAGCTCAATCTCGCGCCCCTGGAGGCCACTTGGGTGGACCAAGGCCTGCGCTCGCAGGGCGAAAAGCTGCTGGTGGTCGATGGCCAGGGCGTGGTCATCATGTCCTCAGTGCCGACCTGGAAGTACCACATGCTGGGAAGTTCCAGTGCCGAGCAGCGCGCCGCCCTGCGCGCCAGCGGCCACTACGCGGGCACGCTGGAAGACACGCTGGGCCTGGACATGAAGGCGCTGAGCCAGCAGCAGAACGCCCTGGTGCAGCTCCCGTCCTGGGACCCGGCACGACCGCAGCAGCGCCACCGCCTGCTGGCGCAGGAGCTGGCCGTCGTGCCCCTGGGCTTGCGCCTGGTCACCCTGTCCGATCCCGCTGAAGTCTGGCGCCAGGCCCGCTTTGTCGCCTGGGGCGGCGCGGCCCTGGGCGCGGCGCTCAGCCTGCTGGCGCTCTATCTGCTGGCGCGACGGCGCGCCCATGCCGAGCTGGAGCGCCAGGTGAGCGAGCGCACGGCCGAGCTGCAGCTCAGCAATGCCGAACTCAAACGCCAGATCGCCCAGCGCCTGCAAGCCGAGGACGAGCTGATGCAGGCGGCCAAGCTGGCCGTGCTGGGCCAGATGTCGGCCGGCATCTCGCATGAGATCAATCAGCCCTTGACCGCCTTGCGCGCGCTCTCGCGCAACAGCCTGCTGCTGCTCGACAAGGGCCGCTACACCACCGTGGGCGAGAACCTCGGCGCGATCGACGCCATGGTCGAGCGCATGAGCCAGATCACCCGGCAACTGAAGAGCTTTGCCCGCAAGGCGCAAAGCGCCAGCGCACCGGTTTCACTGGCCGCCGCAGTGGAAGGCGCGCGCGTGCTGCTGGGCCACCGCATCGAGGCCGAGCAGGTGCGGCTGGAGCTGGCCATCGCGCCCGAGCTGCGCGTCAACTGCGAGGCCAACCGCTTGGAGCAGGTGCTGATCAATCTGATGGCCAATGCCCTGGACGCCATGGCCGAACTGCCGCTTGCCGAGGACGGCAGCCCGCGGCCCCGCCATCTGCGCCTGAGCACCGCGCCGTTTGAGGACGAGAGCAAGAGCCCGGGTGAACGCCTGGGCCGCGTCTGGGTGCGCGTCTGCGACAGCGGAGCCGGCATGGCGCCCGAGCAGATGGCGCGTTTGTTCGAACCCTTTTTCACCACCAAGCCGCCGGGCCAGGGCCTGGGCCTAGGCCTGGTGATTTCCGCCAAGATCGTGCACGAGTTTGGCGGCACGCTGCGCGCGCGGCCGGCCGGCCGCAGCGATGATGTGGGCAGCCTGCCCGGCATGTGTTTCGAGTTCGACCTCGAGCTGGCGCCGGCCGACTACCGCTGA